In one window of Pseudodesulfovibrio sediminis DNA:
- a CDS encoding LolA family protein, with amino-acid sequence MSRVFFGVLALVFVLALPLASLAAESVSPDDLPDLIQQRYESLKTFKADFEQELTNVASGEVETRTGTIWFKQPSQVRWETVSPEKELLVVGPDVAWNYIEDEELAIKYSVATLLDSKTILRFISGQANIKEDFVVQTEWQGADDVRAKWGKGFTVLKLIPKEAEPGMVLAFVGVEPETGLLRQVMIVDFYGNGNELRLSDVSLNVDLGSEMFTFVPPKGTQVEDNTQ; translated from the coding sequence ATGTCTAGAGTGTTTTTTGGAGTTCTTGCATTGGTATTCGTCCTGGCGTTGCCTTTGGCATCCCTGGCTGCTGAATCGGTTTCTCCTGATGATCTGCCGGATTTGATTCAACAACGATATGAGTCCCTTAAAACGTTTAAGGCCGACTTCGAACAGGAGTTGACCAATGTTGCCAGTGGTGAAGTAGAGACTCGAACCGGAACAATCTGGTTCAAGCAACCTTCACAGGTGCGGTGGGAAACTGTTTCGCCTGAAAAGGAATTGCTTGTGGTTGGTCCGGATGTTGCCTGGAACTATATTGAGGACGAAGAGTTGGCCATCAAGTATAGCGTGGCGACACTCCTTGATTCCAAGACGATTCTCCGTTTTATCTCCGGTCAGGCAAACATCAAGGAAGACTTCGTGGTTCAGACCGAATGGCAGGGCGCTGATGACGTAAGGGCAAAGTGGGGCAAGGGATTCACTGTGCTCAAGCTCATCCCCAAGGAAGCGGAACCTGGTATGGTCCTGGCTTTTGTCGGCGTAGAACCGGAGACCGGTCTCCTTCGACAGGTTATGATTGTTGATTTTTACGGCAACGGCAATGAGTTACGTTTGTCTGATGTGTCGTTGAATGTCGACCTTGGTTCCGAGATGTTTACCTTTGTTCCTCCCAAGGGAACACAGGTGGAAGACAACACCCAATAA
- a CDS encoding pseudouridine synthase, whose amino-acid sequence MNNDAQKLIRLNKYIAQCGVASRRGADELVFDGRVTINGELADSPGIKVNPGVDAVAVNGKPLALPGADKEITLILHKPVETVTTAKDPQGRQTVLDLLPNDIKRLRPFPVGRLDFYSEGLLLLTTDGDLCYRLTHPKYHLPKVYTVTIRGTVPDSAVETMRKGMTLQEGDKLAPAKVQLKKPVAGTQQIEITLIQGINRQIRRMCDELGLTILRLSRIKQGPIALGNLKRGTWRELTKEEVQALKKAVRLT is encoded by the coding sequence ATGAACAATGACGCACAAAAACTGATCAGACTGAACAAATACATCGCCCAATGCGGCGTCGCATCACGCCGCGGCGCCGACGAGCTCGTCTTTGACGGCAGAGTCACCATCAACGGTGAGTTGGCTGATTCTCCTGGCATCAAAGTCAATCCCGGAGTTGATGCCGTGGCCGTAAACGGTAAACCGTTGGCCCTCCCCGGTGCGGACAAGGAAATCACACTTATTCTCCACAAACCGGTGGAAACGGTTACTACGGCAAAAGACCCACAAGGACGTCAAACTGTCCTTGATCTTCTTCCAAATGATATCAAACGGTTGCGACCTTTTCCTGTAGGACGTCTAGACTTTTACTCTGAAGGTTTATTGCTGCTAACGACAGACGGTGACCTTTGTTATCGCCTGACTCATCCTAAATATCACCTGCCAAAAGTCTATACTGTGACCATTCGTGGAACTGTTCCTGACAGTGCAGTCGAAACCATGCGTAAGGGGATGACCCTGCAGGAAGGCGACAAGCTTGCACCGGCCAAGGTTCAGCTAAAGAAACCGGTGGCAGGAACACAGCAGATCGAGATTACGCTGATTCAGGGTATCAATCGACAAATCCGGCGTATGTGCGATGAGTTGGGATTAACCATCCTTCGCTTGAGCCGTATAAAGCAAGGTCCCATCGCTTTGGGAAATCTCAAGCGAGGGACCTGGCGTGAATTGACGAAAGAGGAAGTACAGGCCCTGAAAAAGGCCGTCCGCCTCACCTAG
- the yedF gene encoding sulfurtransferase-like selenium metabolism protein YedF, which translates to MSEITLECKGLPCPQPVLKCKESIEDFSPEQIAVTVDNEAAKENVSRFLTVHGYEVKAEEKDADFVVTGHKENAGECKECAVMTDNELADVDKQKILVFIATDTIGVGDDALGASLMYNFLVTLKELGDELWRIVMLNGGVKLAISDNKCLDELKKLEESGVSILVCGTCLEHFGLTGQREVGQVTNMLDVVTSFQLATKTIRV; encoded by the coding sequence ATGTCTGAAATCACACTCGAATGCAAAGGGCTCCCCTGCCCCCAGCCGGTCCTCAAATGCAAAGAATCAATTGAAGATTTTTCCCCGGAACAAATTGCCGTTACCGTTGATAATGAAGCCGCAAAAGAAAACGTTTCACGCTTTCTGACAGTTCATGGCTACGAGGTGAAAGCTGAAGAGAAAGATGCCGACTTCGTCGTAACCGGACATAAAGAGAATGCTGGAGAATGCAAAGAGTGCGCAGTGATGACGGACAATGAGCTTGCAGACGTGGATAAACAAAAAATATTGGTCTTCATTGCCACCGACACTATTGGTGTCGGCGATGACGCACTCGGAGCCAGCCTCATGTATAATTTCCTGGTGACGTTGAAGGAACTGGGCGACGAGCTGTGGCGAATTGTGATGCTCAACGGCGGTGTCAAATTAGCTATCTCAGACAACAAGTGCCTGGACGAGTTAAAAAAGCTCGAAGAAAGCGGCGTATCCATCCTTGTTTGCGGCACCTGTCTGGAGCACTTTGGACTGACCGGGCAACGTGAAGTAGGCCAGGTGACCAATATGCTCGACGTTGTGACCAGTTTCCAGCTTGCCACCAAGACCATTCGCGTCTAG
- a CDS encoding lysophospholipid acyltransferase family protein: MKIPIDPLKFIPLVTGIFTLWTKTMRFEMQGEFQSLIDCNKKRKPVILAAWHGELFSIAGGQNQVDLRFAVMVSQSKDGEFIARIIERLGHHTVRGSSSRGGVRALIQAKKMMEKDNDVVVVTMDGPRGPRHKVKDGIIYLAQKTGALIFPVRVFPEKTKVFEKSWDRFELPYPFTRTPIYIGEGMAVTDEKLDKEVLKREKKRLEERMQALKPIKR, from the coding sequence ATGAAAATACCCATTGATCCTCTCAAGTTTATTCCCTTGGTTACCGGCATTTTTACGCTTTGGACCAAGACCATGCGTTTCGAAATGCAAGGTGAGTTTCAGTCTCTTATTGATTGTAATAAAAAAAGAAAGCCTGTGATCCTTGCTGCGTGGCATGGAGAGTTGTTCTCAATAGCTGGAGGACAAAATCAGGTGGACCTCAGATTTGCGGTGATGGTCAGCCAAAGTAAAGATGGTGAATTTATTGCCAGGATTATCGAGCGGCTTGGACATCATACGGTTCGAGGATCAAGCTCCAGAGGTGGAGTCCGGGCCTTGATACAGGCCAAGAAAATGATGGAAAAAGATAATGATGTCGTTGTGGTAACTATGGATGGTCCTCGTGGTCCACGCCATAAAGTCAAGGATGGTATCATTTATTTGGCCCAGAAAACCGGGGCCTTGATTTTTCCTGTCAGAGTATTTCCTGAGAAAACTAAAGTTTTTGAGAAATCATGGGATCGTTTTGAGTTGCCATACCCGTTTACCCGCACACCAATATATATTGGTGAAGGGATGGCAGTCACCGACGAGAAGCTTGATAAAGAAGTGTTGAAACGTGAGAAGAAGCGCCTTGAAGAACGGATGCAAGCATTGAAGCCTATTAAGAGGTAA
- the gcvT gene encoding glycine cleavage system aminomethyltransferase GcvT, whose amino-acid sequence METLATTPLTGWHHEAGAKMAPFAGFDMPVQYKGIIVEHKHTREKAGIFDISHMGEFTLSGAGAKDALNTVVSHDLNTLTPGKCRYGFLLNETGGINDDLIIYCLAEDSYMLVVNGACREKDFSHIKNNLSDGLEFTDVSDETAKIDVQGPESLEVLNSLMGSDWNHLKYFNFEEIDQAGFRMIISRTGYTGELGYELYLPADKALEIWEKLAADERVEPIGLGARDTLRLEIGYPLYGQDLDEGHTPKEAGADFFLKKESDYIGKSGLAEVKESLIPLTIEGRRTARHHDEVYLDGEKVGVVTSGSFAPSLGCCIALAYVRAEYADKDAFTIKTARVELDAKKTILPFYKDGTARKKVD is encoded by the coding sequence TTGGAAACCTTAGCCACCACCCCATTGACGGGTTGGCACCACGAGGCTGGTGCCAAAATGGCCCCTTTCGCCGGATTCGACATGCCGGTTCAATACAAGGGGATTATTGTTGAACACAAACATACCCGTGAAAAAGCGGGGATTTTTGACATCTCGCACATGGGTGAATTTACCTTGTCCGGTGCTGGAGCAAAAGACGCCTTAAATACTGTCGTCAGCCACGACTTGAACACCTTGACCCCAGGAAAATGCCGCTACGGTTTCCTGCTCAATGAAACAGGCGGTATCAACGATGACCTCATTATTTATTGTCTGGCCGAAGACAGCTATATGCTCGTGGTCAACGGTGCCTGCCGAGAAAAGGATTTTTCCCATATCAAGAACAACCTTTCGGATGGACTTGAGTTCACGGATGTCAGCGACGAAACCGCCAAAATCGATGTCCAGGGACCTGAAAGCCTCGAAGTGCTGAATTCACTGATGGGTTCCGACTGGAATCATTTAAAATACTTCAATTTTGAAGAGATAGATCAAGCGGGTTTTCGCATGATCATCAGCCGTACCGGATACACAGGTGAGCTCGGATATGAACTCTATCTTCCGGCTGACAAGGCCCTTGAAATATGGGAAAAATTAGCAGCTGACGAAAGGGTCGAACCTATCGGTCTCGGTGCCAGAGACACGCTCAGGCTTGAAATCGGCTATCCTCTCTATGGTCAGGATCTGGACGAAGGACACACCCCCAAAGAAGCAGGGGCCGACTTCTTCCTGAAAAAGGAAAGCGACTACATCGGCAAATCAGGATTGGCCGAGGTAAAGGAATCTCTCATCCCCCTTACCATCGAAGGCCGTCGCACAGCACGGCATCATGATGAAGTATACCTTGATGGGGAGAAAGTCGGTGTCGTCACAAGTGGCTCGTTTGCCCCGAGTCTTGGGTGCTGCATTGCCCTGGCTTACGTTCGAGCGGAATATGCCGACAAAGATGCATTTACGATCAAAACAGCGCGAGTCGAGCTGGACGCAAAAAAGACAATCCTGCCCTTCTACAAAGATGGAACGGCAAGAAAAAAAGTCGATTAG
- a CDS encoding DUF6485 family protein — MKKKDQCPRAKINEQYCSCTYSCDKHGICCECLHYHRQRGEIPACYFTTEEEKTYNRSVEFFIQRRS; from the coding sequence ATGAAGAAAAAGGATCAGTGCCCCAGAGCAAAGATAAATGAACAATATTGTTCTTGTACCTATAGCTGTGACAAGCACGGTATCTGTTGTGAATGTCTGCACTACCATAGGCAACGGGGTGAGATTCCAGCATGTTATTTCACCACGGAAGAAGAGAAGACATACAACAGGTCTGTTGAATTTTTCATCCAGCGTCGGTCATAA
- a CDS encoding inositol monophosphatase family protein, producing MTHFDPEAIMDGLLEYVGKAGDIVKDASTKTKKITHKGRIDLVTETDLAVELMLKEGLAKLLPGSDFLAEETANSTTPGELTWIIDPVDGTTNFAHGVPFVANSIALWHEGRVVLGVVNLPLLGETFRAIEGRGAFMNDNPISVTDVTSMEKSLLATGFPYAIDAHLDDILKHFKRILPLTQGIRRPGAAALDLAYVACGRYEGFFEAALNPWDTAAGLLLVHEAGGTVSEYDTATPYAFGSRTILATNGGIHAELSVLLCED from the coding sequence ATGACGCATTTTGATCCAGAGGCCATCATGGATGGTCTGTTGGAGTATGTGGGCAAGGCCGGTGATATCGTCAAGGATGCTTCCACAAAAACCAAGAAGATTACGCACAAGGGGCGGATCGACCTGGTTACGGAAACAGATCTGGCTGTAGAACTCATGCTCAAGGAAGGATTGGCAAAGCTGTTGCCGGGCTCTGATTTTCTGGCCGAAGAAACAGCCAACAGCACGACGCCGGGTGAATTGACGTGGATCATAGACCCGGTCGACGGCACGACCAACTTTGCGCATGGAGTGCCGTTCGTCGCGAATTCCATAGCCCTCTGGCATGAGGGGCGTGTGGTGCTCGGAGTTGTCAACCTTCCTCTTTTAGGCGAGACATTTCGCGCCATCGAAGGACGTGGCGCCTTCATGAACGACAACCCCATTTCCGTGACGGATGTGACATCCATGGAAAAATCCCTGCTGGCCACAGGGTTCCCCTATGCCATCGATGCGCATCTGGACGATATACTCAAGCATTTCAAGCGGATTTTGCCCTTGACTCAGGGGATTCGCAGACCGGGCGCCGCAGCGCTTGATCTTGCCTATGTTGCCTGTGGGCGGTACGAGGGATTTTTCGAGGCTGCCCTCAATCCGTGGGATACGGCGGCAGGACTGCTGCTCGTTCATGAAGCTGGCGGAACGGTTAGTGAATATGACACTGCAACTCCATACGCATTTGGTTCACGAACCATTCTTGCGACAAACGGTGGCATACACGCAGAATTGAGCGTGTTGCTCTGCGAAGACTAG
- a CDS encoding NUDIX hydrolase, translating into MIFNKKAIEDTDDGHNVEVIDQQNRPLAVLPKRVVHRQLLMHRSVQVIVTSPDKKIYLQKRNSNKQFFPGRWDISARTHPIAGEATFDAAIRALKNELDITVEHPLLIKEFPPSPETGFEHVSIYAVHKNTQPIIPNKDTVAEGYYYSQEELTCLIKEFKELLTPNLVILWESGLLSEI; encoded by the coding sequence ATGATATTCAACAAAAAAGCTATTGAAGACACTGATGACGGTCACAATGTGGAAGTCATCGACCAACAGAATCGCCCTCTGGCCGTTCTCCCCAAAAGAGTCGTACACCGCCAACTGTTGATGCATCGGTCCGTCCAAGTCATAGTCACGAGTCCTGACAAGAAAATCTACCTGCAAAAAAGGAACAGTAACAAGCAGTTCTTCCCGGGACGCTGGGATATTTCAGCCCGTACACATCCAATTGCCGGAGAAGCTACCTTTGATGCCGCCATTCGTGCTCTCAAGAACGAACTGGATATCACTGTAGAACACCCGCTTCTTATCAAAGAATTCCCGCCCAGCCCTGAAACCGGGTTTGAGCATGTCAGCATCTATGCCGTGCACAAGAATACCCAGCCCATAATCCCCAATAAGGACACGGTGGCTGAGGGATACTATTACTCACAGGAAGAACTCACCTGTCTTATCAAGGAGTTCAAGGAACTCCTTACACCAAACCTGGTTATTCTCTGGGAATCAGGCCTGCTGTCCGAAATCTAG
- the rimI gene encoding ribosomal protein S18-alanine N-acetyltransferase, with amino-acid sequence MIYEPRELGEADIEDLIELERACFNYHWTREQFLLGLNRKAFKILGIKTAAGLVGYMAFSLIEDEMEILNLGVRSDYRRHGLAARLLQKSFDICVESGIRKSFLDVKASNEPALALYRKFGYKQIGVRKKYYPDTKEDALLFRHDFPKDS; translated from the coding sequence ATGATTTACGAACCTCGTGAACTCGGTGAAGCCGACATTGAGGATCTCATAGAGCTTGAAAGAGCCTGTTTCAATTATCATTGGACCCGAGAGCAGTTCCTGTTGGGGTTGAACAGGAAAGCATTCAAGATACTTGGCATCAAAACAGCTGCCGGGCTTGTTGGATATATGGCCTTTTCTCTTATTGAAGATGAAATGGAAATATTGAATTTGGGTGTGCGTTCCGACTACAGGCGGCATGGATTGGCTGCACGGTTGTTGCAAAAAAGCTTTGATATCTGTGTCGAATCTGGAATTAGAAAGAGTTTTCTTGATGTAAAGGCGAGCAATGAGCCTGCGTTGGCTCTGTATCGCAAGTTTGGCTACAAGCAGATCGGTGTGCGGAAAAAATACTACCCGGACACCAAGGAAGATGCTTTATTGTTCAGGCATGATTTCCCCAAGGACTCCTAA
- a CDS encoding phosphoglycerate kinase: MLFIDQVDISGKKLLFRVDFNVPLENGVITDDNRIQAAVPTLKYALEKGASIILCAHLGKPKGKVVPGLSLAPVAKRTGELLGLDVVLVEGVLGDAAVQAADALLPGQVIMLDNLRFNPEETGKTVEERGDFGKKLASLAEIYVNDAFGVAHRENASVVDVPKYVQTSCGGFLLKKEQEFLGDALNDPRRPYVCVSGGAKVSTKLGILNNLLGKVDDIIIGGAMANTFMLAKGYEVGKSLVEVDLVDDAKSIIKKAESMGSTLHLPVDYLYAAAPDAQAAEGVCAADAIPSDSMVLDIGPETIENFTAVLERSKTIVWNGPMGMFETEAFAKGSLAVCEAIAGLDDALSIVGGGDTDAVVHLMHLADKFSFISTGGGSFLQFLEGKELPAFKALKEYSNK, encoded by the coding sequence ATGTTGTTTATTGATCAGGTTGATATCAGTGGCAAGAAGTTGCTCTTTCGGGTGGATTTCAATGTCCCTCTGGAGAATGGTGTCATCACCGATGACAATCGAATTCAGGCTGCTGTTCCGACATTGAAATATGCTTTGGAGAAAGGGGCTTCGATTATATTGTGCGCTCACTTGGGCAAACCCAAGGGAAAAGTTGTCCCCGGACTTTCGCTTGCTCCGGTTGCTAAAAGAACAGGTGAGCTGTTGGGGCTGGATGTCGTTTTGGTTGAAGGGGTGCTGGGAGATGCCGCAGTACAAGCTGCCGATGCTTTGCTACCCGGCCAGGTTATCATGTTGGATAACCTTCGCTTCAACCCTGAAGAGACCGGCAAGACTGTTGAAGAGCGGGGGGATTTCGGCAAGAAACTCGCCTCGTTGGCTGAGATCTATGTGAATGATGCCTTTGGTGTCGCACATCGTGAGAATGCTTCCGTTGTGGACGTCCCCAAGTATGTCCAGACAAGTTGTGGTGGATTCCTTCTCAAAAAGGAGCAGGAATTCCTAGGCGATGCGCTCAATGATCCCAGACGTCCCTATGTCTGTGTGTCCGGCGGTGCCAAAGTTTCCACCAAATTGGGGATTTTAAATAATCTTCTCGGGAAAGTGGACGACATTATCATTGGTGGCGCAATGGCCAACACCTTTATGCTTGCCAAGGGGTACGAGGTCGGCAAATCCCTGGTGGAGGTTGATTTGGTGGACGACGCCAAGTCGATTATCAAAAAGGCTGAATCCATGGGGTCAACACTTCACCTGCCGGTGGACTATCTGTACGCTGCTGCACCGGATGCACAGGCGGCAGAAGGTGTGTGCGCGGCCGATGCGATCCCGTCGGATTCCATGGTGTTGGACATCGGTCCTGAAACAATTGAAAATTTCACGGCAGTTCTTGAACGTTCAAAGACGATTGTTTGGAACGGGCCAATGGGGATGTTTGAAACCGAAGCATTTGCCAAAGGCTCTCTGGCTGTTTGTGAGGCCATAGCTGGCCTTGATGACGCGCTGAGCATCGTTGGTGGCGGTGATACCGACGCAGTGGTGCATCTGATGCATCTGGCAGATAAATTCAGCTTTATTTCCACAGGTGGTGGATCCTTCCTCCAATTTCTGGAGGGCAAGGAGTTGCCCGCTTTCAAGGCTTTAAAGGAGTACTCAAACAAATGA
- the tpiA gene encoding triose-phosphate isomerase yields the protein MKKLMAANWKMFKTWDDAKTTAEELVSLTASNLPEDREVLIFPPFTALKGVAEAMASEGFSAGGQDYYIEEEGAFTGEISPKMLMDVGATYGLTGHSERRHVLGENDEYIGQKTAYGLEAGLNVVFCIGEKIDERKAGKVEEVLERQIRVGLKGVPTDIAPEKLSVAYEPVWAIGTGEVAGPEEIVAAHTFTRKTLISIFGEKANEMRILYGGSVKPGNCSDIIALDNVDGVLVGGASLLSESFSQIVLA from the coding sequence ATGAAAAAATTAATGGCTGCCAACTGGAAGATGTTCAAGACCTGGGATGATGCCAAAACCACGGCTGAAGAACTGGTCTCGTTGACTGCATCCAATCTGCCCGAAGACAGGGAAGTTTTGATTTTTCCGCCGTTTACAGCCCTCAAGGGCGTTGCTGAGGCCATGGCTTCTGAAGGGTTCTCTGCGGGTGGTCAGGACTATTACATAGAAGAAGAGGGTGCTTTTACAGGCGAAATATCCCCTAAGATGCTCATGGATGTAGGAGCGACCTACGGTTTGACCGGTCACTCCGAACGTCGTCACGTGCTCGGCGAAAATGATGAGTATATCGGTCAGAAGACTGCATATGGCCTTGAAGCGGGACTTAATGTCGTCTTCTGCATAGGTGAGAAGATTGACGAACGTAAAGCCGGCAAGGTAGAGGAAGTCCTTGAGCGCCAGATTCGTGTTGGCCTGAAGGGTGTTCCGACTGATATTGCACCTGAAAAATTGAGTGTTGCCTATGAACCCGTGTGGGCTATTGGCACAGGTGAAGTGGCCGGACCGGAAGAAATTGTGGCTGCTCATACTTTTACTCGGAAAACACTTATTTCGATCTTTGGTGAAAAAGCCAATGAAATGAGGATATTATATGGCGGCAGTGTCAAGCCTGGCAATTGTAGTGATATTATTGCTCTTGACAATGTTGACGGAGTATTGGTAGGAGGCGCGAGCTTGCTGAGTGAAAGCTTTTCTCAGATCGTTTTGGCCTGA
- the secG gene encoding preprotein translocase subunit SecG → METLVIVIHVLACIFLIGAVMLQSGQEGMGVIFGGGSSTMFGSSGAGGILVKITAGLATVFLLTSLGFNIMSGNKVSDPGSIMLQNGAAVETDAPAAPAKPGITFQDTGEDAKSE, encoded by the coding sequence GTGGAAACTTTAGTGATCGTCATTCATGTTTTGGCTTGCATTTTTCTGATCGGCGCAGTAATGCTCCAGTCCGGTCAAGAAGGGATGGGAGTCATCTTCGGCGGCGGTAGCAGCACCATGTTTGGTAGCTCCGGCGCAGGCGGTATTCTTGTGAAGATCACAGCAGGTCTTGCTACGGTTTTCCTGCTTACCTCCCTTGGTTTTAATATTATGAGCGGCAATAAGGTATCCGATCCGGGTTCCATTATGTTGCAGAACGGAGCTGCGGTGGAAACCGATGCTCCTGCCGCCCCGGCCAAGCCGGGTATTACTTTCCAGGATACTGGAGAAGACGCCAAGAGCGAATAA